GCCGTAGTTCGTCGGCGGCCCGGCGCAACGAACCGAGCCTGGTCACCGCCGTGATGTATTCCAGCTGTTCCGTTCGCACGGCAGCAGAATGCGGGCCCATTTCCGGCGCGTTCAAGGGTTTCCCTGTCACACCTTCGTGAAATTCAATGGTCCGGGATTCGAGACCGTTCGGGTTCTCCTTGACTCCCGTCGACGGCGGCTGCCACGATCGACGGCATGAAGATGCGACTGGACCTCACGCGGCGACGCCATGTCGACCTCGCGCGCGTCTCCAGCGCCTCCTGTCGCGCCGCGGCCTGATCACCCTTCCCGATCCGCCGCGCTTTTCCGCTTTCCCCGCTGAATTCACCGTGTCCGCACGCCCGTTGCGGCGTCCGGGCACGTTCCCGGCATTTCCGTGCGCCCACTGAATTCAGCGTGCCCGAAGACATCCGCGACAGGAGTTCCGCATGCCCGCCGCGCCCGTGAAATTCGCCTACTGGGTCCCCAACGTCAGCGGGGGACTCGTCACCAGCAAGATCGAGCAGCGCACCGACTGGGGGTACGACCACAACCGCGAACTCGCCGTCCTCGCCGAGAACAACGGCTTCGAGTACGCCCTCAGCCAGGTCCGCTACATGGCCGGCTACGGCGCCGAGTACCAGCACGAGTCGACCGGCTTCAGCCTCCCGGCTGCTCGCCACCGAGCGGCTGAAGGTCATCGCCGCCGTCCACCCCGGCCTGTGGCACCCCGGTGTGCTCGCCAAGTTCGGCGCGACCGCCGACCACCTGTCGAACGGCCGCTTCGCCGTCAACGTCGTGTCGGGCTGGTTCAAGGGTTGACCTACACCCGTACCAAGTCCCGGCCCTGGCTGCACGGCGGTCACGAGAGGGCGGTCGACGAGCCGTACGTCATCGACGTCTACGGCGATCTGACCGCGAAGCTCTGGGCGGTCGAGGCCCTCGCCGACACCGTCGCCGCCGAGGGGCAGCGGCTGCACGAGGACCCCGACGCCGTCACCGAGAGGACCCGCGGCGAGTTCGAGGTCAGGGTGGCCGCCGTCAAGGCGCGCGCCACCGATGTGGCCCTGGAGGTCGCGACGCGCGTCTTCGAGGTGACCGGCGCCCGCTCCACCGCCACCTCCGAAGGCCTCGACCGCTTCTGGCGCGACATCCGCACCCCCACCCTGCACGACCCCGTCGCCTACAAGCGCCGCGAGGTCGGCCGCTGGGTCCTCGAAGGCGAACTGTCCGAACCCACCTGGTACTCCTGACCGCTCCCCTCCGGGGTGCCCGTCCGCACGGGCACCCCGGGTTCCCAGAATGAGGACCCATGGCCACCGTTCTGTCCGTCTCCGGCAGCCCCTCCGTCTCCTCCCGCACCGCGAAGCTCGTACGCCACCTCGACGCCCGTCTGATCGCCCAGGGCCACGAGGTCGTGCCGCTCGACATCCGCACCATCCCCGCTCAGGCCCTGCTCGGCGCGGACTTCACGCACCCCGCCATCGTCGAGGCCGCCGAACTCTTCGAACGGGCCGATGGCGTCGTCATCGCCACCCCCGTCTACAAGGCCGCGTACTCCGGGGTCCTCAAGGCCCTGCTCGACCTGCTCCCGCAGTACGCCCTCACCGGCAAGACGGTGCTTCCCCTGGCCACCGGCGGCACCACCGCCCATGTCCTCGCCCTCGACTACGCCCTGCGGCCGGTCCTCAGCTCCATGGGCGCCCGGCACATCGTCCCCGGCTGGTTCACCCTCGACAAGGACATCACCGTGGGGGAGGACGGCAAGGTCACGGTGGCCCCAGCCACCGCCGAGGCCCTCGGCCAGGTCGTCGACCAGTTCCTGACCGCTCTCGGCCCGGCGCCGGTACTGGCCGCCGCGAGCTGACCCCATGACCGACACCCTCAACGACGCCCCGGCCGCGCAGGTCATCGCCGACGACGCCGAGGCGCTGGCCGTCGCCGCCGTGCTCGCCGAGGAGTTCCGGGCCGGGGCTTCGGAGCGGGACGCCGAACGGCGCCTGCCGCGCGCGGAGGTGGACCGGCTCTCCGCCTCCGGGCTGCTGGCCGTCACCGTGCCCGCCGCGTACGGGGGAGCCGACGTGAGCCAGGAGACCCTCGCGGAGATCTTCCGGCTCCTCGCCTCCGCGGACGCGAGCCTCGCCCAGATCCCGCAGAGCCACTCCGCCTACGTCAACGTGCTGCGCCGTCAGGGGACCGCACGGCAGCGGGAGTTCTTCTTCGCCGAGCTCCTCGCCGGGCGCCGCTTCGGCAACGCCCAGTCCGAGGCGGGCACCCGGCACGTCCAGGACATCCGCACCCGGCTGGAACCGCGGCCGGACGGTTCCTATCTCCTCGACGGGGTCAAGCACTACGCGACGGGCGCCCTGTTCGCCGACTGGATCCCGGTGCCGGCCCGCGCCGAGGAGGACGCGCTGCACGTCGCCTACGTGCCCCGGGACGTCCCCGGCGTCACGGTGATCGACGACTGGGACGGCCTCGGCCAGCGCACGACGGCCAGCGGGACCGTCCGCCTGGATCGGGTACGGGTGCCGGGCGACCGGGTCCTGCCGCACCACCTCACCTTCGAGGGTCCCCAACTGTACGGTGCCACCGCCCAGTTGCTGCACGCCGCCATCGACGCCGGAATCGCCGGGGGAGCCCTCGCGGAGGCCGCCGAATTCGTGCGGACGAAGAGCAGGCCGTGGTTCGAGAGCGGCGTCGAGACGGCGGCCGAGGATCCGCTCCTGATCCAGCGGTTCGGCGAACTCGCCCTCCAGGTGCGGGCGTCGGAGGCACTGGTGCTTGAGGCCGCGCGGGCGGTGGACAGGGCGCGTGACGCCCTGACGGACGACTCGGCCGCCGAGGCGACCATCGCCGTGGCGGCCGCCAAGGTGCAGGCGGCAGGGGCCGCCCTGGAGGTGGCGAGCGCCCTGTTCGAGGTGTCCGGCACCCGTGCGGCACTCAACTCGCTCAATCTGCATCGGCATTGGCGGGACGCCCGCACCCACACCCTGCACGACCCGACCCGCTGGAAGCTGCAGCACATCGGCCGGTACGCGCTGAACGACACCCGGCCGCCCCGCCACGGCCTCCTCTAGCGACCCTTCAGACAGGAGACCCCCGTGTCCCTCACCTTCCACTGGTTCCTGCCGACCAACGGCGACAGCCGGCACGTCGTCGGCGGCGGTCACGGCACCCCCGCCACCGAGTCCGGGCGGGACCGGCCGCCGACGGTCGCCTACCTGAGCCAGATCGCCCGCGCCGCCGAGGACCTCGGCTTCGCCGGCGCGCTGACCCCCACCGGTGCCTGGTGCGAGGACGCCTGGCTGACCACCGCGATGGTGAGCCAACACACCGAACGCCTGAAGTTCCTGGTCGCGTTCCGCCCCGGCTTCGTCTCGCCCACGCTCGCCGCCCAGATGGCCTCCACCTTCCAGCGGCAGACCGGCGGACGGCTCCTGCTCAACGTCGTCACCGGCGGCGAGAGCCACGAACAGCGGGCCTACGGCGACTTCCTCGACAAGGACGACCGGTACCGCCGTACCGGCGAATTCCTGGAGATCGTGCGGGGGTTGTGGGAGGGCAAGACCGTCGACCTGAGCGGCGACCACCTCCAGGTCGAGGACGCGAGGCTGGCCCGGCTGCCCGACCCGGTGCCCGAGGTGTACTTCGGCGGCTCCTCACCGATCGCCGGGCAGATCGCCGCCCGGCACGTCGACGTCTACCTCACCTGGGGCGAGCCGCCGGCCAGGGTCGCCGAGAAGATCGCCTGGATCAAGGGGCTGGCGGCCAAGGAGGGCCGCACGCTCCGCTTCGGGATCCGGCTGCACGTCATCACCCGCGACACCGCCGCGCAGGCGTGGGCGGAGGCGAACCGGCTGCTCGACGGCTTCGACGTCGAGACCGTACGGTCCGTGCAGGCCGGACTCGCCCGCAGCGAGTCCGAGGGCCAGCGGCGCATGCTCGCCCTGCACGGCGGCAGCCGCGACGGCCTGGAGATCCACCCCAACCTGTGGGCCGGCATCGGCCTGGTGCGCGGCGGGGCGGGCACCGCCCTGGTCGGCAGCCACGACGAGGTCGCCGAGCGGATCAGGGAGTACCACGCCCTCGGCATCGACGAGTTCGTCCTCTCCGGCTACCCCCACCTGGAGGAGGCGTACTGGTTCGGCGAGGGCGTCCTGCCCCGCCTCGCCGCCCAGGGCCTGTGGCGTCATCCCGTCGCCGGACCGGCCGCGCCCACGGCACAGGTGCCGTTCGCGAGCTGACGCGCGGCGCGGACCGGGCCGGTTCAGTACGCGGCCGACAGCGAGGCGAGGTGGGCGCGGCGCACCTCGGGGGTCTGGCCCTGGACCAGGAGGAACAGCGCCTCGCGGGCCAGTCGTTGGGCACGGCTGTCCAGATCGATGGCGCGCCCGCCGCCGGCGACGACCGCGGCGGTCGTCGCCGTGCGCATCAGGTCGAACGCCTTCGTCTTGAGGGCCAGCCGTTCCTCCATGTGCTCGTGCGGCGCCGGATGGTCGGCGAGGGCGTACGCCTGCCGCCGCACCTTGTCGAGTCGCAGCCTGAGCGCCTTGGTGGTGGGGTCGTCCTGGTCCAGCAGACCGAGGGCCGACTCGGCGACCCCGAACACCGCCGGCGAGGCGTTCGTGGGCT
The DNA window shown above is from Streptomyces akebiae and carries:
- a CDS encoding SfnB family sulfur acquisition oxidoreductase gives rise to the protein MTDTLNDAPAAQVIADDAEALAVAAVLAEEFRAGASERDAERRLPRAEVDRLSASGLLAVTVPAAYGGADVSQETLAEIFRLLASADASLAQIPQSHSAYVNVLRRQGTARQREFFFAELLAGRRFGNAQSEAGTRHVQDIRTRLEPRPDGSYLLDGVKHYATGALFADWIPVPARAEEDALHVAYVPRDVPGVTVIDDWDGLGQRTTASGTVRLDRVRVPGDRVLPHHLTFEGPQLYGATAQLLHAAIDAGIAGGALAEAAEFVRTKSRPWFESGVETAAEDPLLIQRFGELALQVRASEALVLEAARAVDRARDALTDDSAAEATIAVAAAKVQAAGAALEVASALFEVSGTRAALNSLNLHRHWRDARTHTLHDPTRWKLQHIGRYALNDTRPPRHGLL
- a CDS encoding LLM class flavin-dependent oxidoreductase, producing the protein MSLTFHWFLPTNGDSRHVVGGGHGTPATESGRDRPPTVAYLSQIARAAEDLGFAGALTPTGAWCEDAWLTTAMVSQHTERLKFLVAFRPGFVSPTLAAQMASTFQRQTGGRLLLNVVTGGESHEQRAYGDFLDKDDRYRRTGEFLEIVRGLWEGKTVDLSGDHLQVEDARLARLPDPVPEVYFGGSSPIAGQIAARHVDVYLTWGEPPARVAEKIAWIKGLAAKEGRTLRFGIRLHVITRDTAAQAWAEANRLLDGFDVETVRSVQAGLARSESEGQRRMLALHGGSRDGLEIHPNLWAGIGLVRGGAGTALVGSHDEVAERIREYHALGIDEFVLSGYPHLEEAYWFGEGVLPRLAAQGLWRHPVAGPAAPTAQVPFAS
- a CDS encoding putative leader peptide encodes the protein MRLDLTRRRHVDLARVSSASCRAAA
- the ssuE gene encoding NADPH-dependent FMN reductase codes for the protein MATVLSVSGSPSVSSRTAKLVRHLDARLIAQGHEVVPLDIRTIPAQALLGADFTHPAIVEAAELFERADGVVIATPVYKAAYSGVLKALLDLLPQYALTGKTVLPLATGGTTAHVLALDYALRPVLSSMGARHIVPGWFTLDKDITVGEDGKVTVAPATAEALGQVVDQFLTALGPAPVLAAAS